A single genomic interval of Drosophila virilis strain 15010-1051.87 chromosome 2, Dvir_AGI_RSII-ME, whole genome shotgun sequence harbors:
- the LOC6632990 gene encoding very low-density lipoprotein receptor isoform X5 — MAIELRSTSTLSDSATTAPTAATTATTASTTTTKTTSGCNNNKNNNNCQRRVQQLLSCICINANLVLFTLMLTLSKCCTATPIATSAPSLAHNEQQLLPTADGATLNKHLDGKSILSMGFKFLNVSGKIGTPLGIAQSLYAKCDEKQFQCQNGDCIPIRFVCDGDADCKDHSDEQVEECKFREATCSSDHFRCTNGNCIPNKWRCDQENDCSDGSDEDKMLCRNECPNNEFKCTTVEQCIPRNWLCDGSNDCRDKSDEAQCKARTCSPDEYSCKSGEGECVPLAWMCDQSKDCSDGSDEHNCNQTCRSDEYTCGNGRCIQKRWVCDHDNDCGDGSDERDCPVVPCDAVAEHTCPNGACIAKRWVCDGDPDCPDASDERACANSTKLVTPCLPHEYQCKDRITCLHHSWVCDGDRDCPDGDDEHASSCKNVTCRPDQFQCSDRSCIAGHLTCNGQADCADGSDERDCKLAAPPKSCNASSHFDCGGGQCIALSKVCDKRKDCPDGEDEPAGKCGQNECSAKNGGCMHRCVDHLVGYSCDCHEGYKLSEDGHSCDDVNECERPGVCSQICVNEIGGFKCECEAGYMRDPRNHTRCKATEGHASLLLARRHDIRKIALDHMEMTSIVNNTKSATALDFVFRTGMIFWSDVTTQSIYKAPIDEGNEKTVVLKQSSVTSDGLAVDWIYNHVYYTDTHKCTIELTNFDGNMGKVLIEDALDIPRSIALDPIEGWMYWSDWGASPRIERAGMDGSHRTTIINYDVKWPNGITLDLVRKRIYWVDGKLNVISSANYDGSQRRQILYSTEYLRHPFSISTFEDYIYWTDWDKQTVFKANKFTGEGVEPITAVHMLQHPMVIHVYHPYRQPDGINHCQAVNGHCSHLCLPAPRINERSPRISCACPTGLKLMSDGLMCVEDLAERRPVKNQTHIDQTTAPSPQPDSGFIALVVIASLSGCAVLLSVVLLLGYRYCSKRRINSMNFENPIYRKTTTEDHFSLRKNLTARIYDHTSVMDEEYSPVIGISSY, encoded by the exons ATGGCCATAGAGTTACGCTCTACGAGCACTCTAAGTGATAgcgcaacaacagcaccaacagcagcaacaacagcaacaactgcatcaacgacaacaacaaaaacaacaagtggctgcaacaacaacaagaacaacaacaactgccagCGTCGCGTCCAACAGCTGTTGAGTTGCATCTGCATCAATGCGAATCTCGTGCTATTCACGTTGATGTTAACTCTAAGCAAATGTTGCACAGCCACGCCTATCGCCACAAGCGCGCCCAGCTTAGCGCATAATGaacagcaactgctgccgACGGCAGATGGCGCCACACTCAACAAACATCTCGATGGCAAAAGCATCCTAAGCATGGGCTTCAAGTTCCTCAACGTATCTGGCAAAATCGGCACACCGCTGGGCATAG CTCAATCCCTTTATGCAAAATGCGATGAGAAGCAATTTCAATGCCAGAACGGCGACTGTATACCCATACGATTTGTGTGCGACGGGGATGCCGACTGCAAGGATCACAGCGACGAGCAGGTCGAGGAGTGCAAATTTCGCG AAGCCACCTGCTCCTCGGACCATTTCCGCTGCACTAATGGCAATTGCATTCCAAACAAATGGCGCTGCGATCAGGAGAACGACTGTTCCGATGGCTCCGATGAGGACAAGATGCTCTGCA GGAATGAATGTCCCAACAACGAGTTCAAATGCACGACCGTTGAGCAGTGTATACCCCGCAACTGGCTCTGCGATGGCAGCAACGACTGTCGCGACAAGTCCGATGAGGCACAATGCA AGGCGCGCACCTGTTCGCCGGATGAGTACAGCTGCAAAAGCGGCGAGGGCGAGTGCGTTCCTCTTGCCTGGATGTGCGATCAGAGCAAGGATTGCAGCGATGGCTCCGATGAGCACAACTGCA ACCAAACATGTCGCTCCGATGAGTACACCTGCGGCAATGGGCGTTGCATCCAGAAGCGTTGGGTCTGCGATCACGACAACGACTGCGGTGATGGCAGCGATGAGCGCGACTGCCCCGTCGTCCCCTGCGATGCTGTCGCCGAGCACACCTGCCCAAATGGCGCCTGCATAGCCAAGCGCTGGGTCTGCGATGGCGATCCGGATTGTCCGGATGCATCCGACGAGCGG GCCTGTGCGAATTCCACAAAGCTGGTTACGCCCTGCTTGCCGCATGAGTATCAGTGCAAGGATCGCATTACCTGCCTGCACCACAGCTGGGTCTGCGATGGAGACCGCGATTGCCCCGATGGCGACGATGAGCACGCTTCCAGCTGCAAGAATGTCACCTGCCGGCCGGATCAGTTCCAGTGCAGCGATCGCAGCTGCATTGCCGGCCATCTCACTTGCAATGGGCAGGCGGATTGTGCGGACGGCAGCGATGAGCGCGACTGCAAACTCGCTGCTCCGCCCAAGAGCTGCAATGCCAGCAGTCACTTTGACTGTGGAGGTGGTCAGTGCATTGCCCTCTCGAAGGTGTGTGACAAGCGCAAGGATTGCCCCGATGGCGAGGATGAGCCGGCGGGCAAGTGTGGACAAAACGAATGCTCCGCCAAGAATGGCGGCTGCATGCACCGCTGTGTAGATCATCTGGTGGGCTACAGCTGCGACTGCCACGAGGGCTACAAGCTCTCAGAAGATGGGCACAGCTGTGACGATGTGAACGAGTGCGAACGGCCGGGTGTCTGCTCCCAGATCTGTGTCAACGAAATTGGCGGCTTCAAATGTGAGTGCGAGGCGGGCTACATGCGCGATCCGCGGAATCACACGCGCTGCAAAGCGACCGAAGGGCACGCCTCGCTTCTTCTCGCACGTCGCCATGACATACGCAAAATTGCCCTGGATCATATGGAGATGACTTCTATTGTGAACAATACCAAGTCGGCGACAGCTTTGGATTTTGTGTTCCGCACGGGCATGATCTTCTGGAGCGATGTGACCACGCAGAGCATCTACAAGGCGCCGATCGATGAGGGCAACGAGAAGACTGTTGTCCTGAAGCAGTCATCGGTTACCTCGGATGGCCTGGCCGTTGACTGGATCTACAACCACGTCTACTACACGGACACGCACAAGTGCACCATCGAGCTGACCAACTTCGATGGCAACATGGGCAAGGTTTTGATCGAGGATGCGCTCGACATACCCCGCTCCATAGCGCTCGATCCAATCGAGGGCTGGATGTACTGGTCCGACTGGGGCGCCTCGCCGCGCATTGAACGCGCCGGCATGGATGGCTCCCATCGCACGACTATCATCAATTACGATGTGAAGTGGCCCAATGGAATAACCTTGGATTTGGTTAGGAAGCGCATCTACTGGGTGGATGGCAAGCTGAATGTCATCTCCTCAGCCAATTACGATGGCTCACAGCGCAGACAGATCCTGTACTCGACGGAGTATCTGCGGCATCCGTTCTCCATAAGCACCTTTGAGGATTACATCTACTGGACCGACTGGGACAAGCAGACGGTTTTCAAGGCCAACAAATTTACTGGGGAGGGTGTAGAACCCATCACGGCTGTGCATATG CTCCAACATCCCATGGTCATCCATGTGTATCATCCTTATCGCCAGCCCGATGGCATTAATCACTGCCAAGCGGTTAATGGCCACTGTTCACATCTCTGCCTGCCGGCGCCGCGCATCAATGAGCGCAGTCCGCGCATATCCTGCGCCTGTCCAACGGGCCTTAAGCTCATGTCCGATGGACTCATGTGTGTCGAAGATC TTGCCGAACGGCGTCCCGTGAAGAACCAAACACACATCGATCAAACCACAGCGCCCAGTCCGCAGCCGGACTCGGGCTTCATAGCGCTTGTGGTTATAGCCAGTCTCAGTGGTTGTGCGGTGCTTCTATCGGTG GTCCTGCTCCTTGGCTATCGCTACTGCAGCAAGCGACGCATCAATTCCATGAACTTTGAGAATCCCATTTATCGTAAAACCACAACTGAGGATCATTTCAGTTTGCGCAAGAATCTAACTGCACGGATCTACGATCACACCAGCGTAATGGATGAGGAG TACTCACCCGTCATAGGCATATCGTCGTATTAG
- the LOC6632990 gene encoding very low-density lipoprotein receptor isoform X12 produces MGHIWCLIFMSSLLHTQSHSLGAMVTEHEATCSSDHFRCTNGNCIPNKWRCDQENDCSDGSDEDKMLCKARTCSPDEYSCKSGEGECVPLAWMCDQSKDCSDGSDEHNCNQTCRSDEYTCGNGRCIQKRWVCDHDNDCGDGSDERDCPVVPCDAVAEHTCPNGACIAKRWVCDGDPDCPDASDERACANSTKLVTPCLPHEYQCKDRITCLHHSWVCDGDRDCPDGDDEHASSCKNVTCRPDQFQCSDRSCIAGHLTCNGQADCADGSDERDCKLAAPPKSCNASSHFDCGGGQCIALSKVCDKRKDCPDGEDEPAGKCGQNECSAKNGGCMHRCVDHLVGYSCDCHEGYKLSEDGHSCDDVNECERPGVCSQICVNEIGGFKCECEAGYMRDPRNHTRCKATEGHASLLLARRHDIRKIALDHMEMTSIVNNTKSATALDFVFRTGMIFWSDVTTQSIYKAPIDEGNEKTVVLKQSSVTSDGLAVDWIYNHVYYTDTHKCTIELTNFDGNMGKVLIEDALDIPRSIALDPIEGWMYWSDWGASPRIERAGMDGSHRTTIINYDVKWPNGITLDLVRKRIYWVDGKLNVISSANYDGSQRRQILYSTEYLRHPFSISTFEDYIYWTDWDKQTVFKANKFTGEGVEPITAVHMLQHPMVIHVYHPYRQPDGINHCQAVNGHCSHLCLPAPRINERSPRISCACPTGLKLMSDGLMCVEDLAERRPVKNQTHIDQTTAPSPQPDSGFIALVVIASLSGCAVLLSVVLLLGYRYCSKRRINSMNFENPIYRKTTTEDHFSLRKNLTARIYDHTSVMDEEYSPVIGISSY; encoded by the exons ATGGGACACATTTggtgtttaatatttatgtccAGTTTGCTGCACACACAAAGTCACAGTCTGGGCGCAATGGTTACTGAACATg AAGCCACCTGCTCCTCGGACCATTTCCGCTGCACTAATGGCAATTGCATTCCAAACAAATGGCGCTGCGATCAGGAGAACGACTGTTCCGATGGCTCCGATGAGGACAAGATGCTCTGCA AGGCGCGCACCTGTTCGCCGGATGAGTACAGCTGCAAAAGCGGCGAGGGCGAGTGCGTTCCTCTTGCCTGGATGTGCGATCAGAGCAAGGATTGCAGCGATGGCTCCGATGAGCACAACTGCA ACCAAACATGTCGCTCCGATGAGTACACCTGCGGCAATGGGCGTTGCATCCAGAAGCGTTGGGTCTGCGATCACGACAACGACTGCGGTGATGGCAGCGATGAGCGCGACTGCCCCGTCGTCCCCTGCGATGCTGTCGCCGAGCACACCTGCCCAAATGGCGCCTGCATAGCCAAGCGCTGGGTCTGCGATGGCGATCCGGATTGTCCGGATGCATCCGACGAGCGG GCCTGTGCGAATTCCACAAAGCTGGTTACGCCCTGCTTGCCGCATGAGTATCAGTGCAAGGATCGCATTACCTGCCTGCACCACAGCTGGGTCTGCGATGGAGACCGCGATTGCCCCGATGGCGACGATGAGCACGCTTCCAGCTGCAAGAATGTCACCTGCCGGCCGGATCAGTTCCAGTGCAGCGATCGCAGCTGCATTGCCGGCCATCTCACTTGCAATGGGCAGGCGGATTGTGCGGACGGCAGCGATGAGCGCGACTGCAAACTCGCTGCTCCGCCCAAGAGCTGCAATGCCAGCAGTCACTTTGACTGTGGAGGTGGTCAGTGCATTGCCCTCTCGAAGGTGTGTGACAAGCGCAAGGATTGCCCCGATGGCGAGGATGAGCCGGCGGGCAAGTGTGGACAAAACGAATGCTCCGCCAAGAATGGCGGCTGCATGCACCGCTGTGTAGATCATCTGGTGGGCTACAGCTGCGACTGCCACGAGGGCTACAAGCTCTCAGAAGATGGGCACAGCTGTGACGATGTGAACGAGTGCGAACGGCCGGGTGTCTGCTCCCAGATCTGTGTCAACGAAATTGGCGGCTTCAAATGTGAGTGCGAGGCGGGCTACATGCGCGATCCGCGGAATCACACGCGCTGCAAAGCGACCGAAGGGCACGCCTCGCTTCTTCTCGCACGTCGCCATGACATACGCAAAATTGCCCTGGATCATATGGAGATGACTTCTATTGTGAACAATACCAAGTCGGCGACAGCTTTGGATTTTGTGTTCCGCACGGGCATGATCTTCTGGAGCGATGTGACCACGCAGAGCATCTACAAGGCGCCGATCGATGAGGGCAACGAGAAGACTGTTGTCCTGAAGCAGTCATCGGTTACCTCGGATGGCCTGGCCGTTGACTGGATCTACAACCACGTCTACTACACGGACACGCACAAGTGCACCATCGAGCTGACCAACTTCGATGGCAACATGGGCAAGGTTTTGATCGAGGATGCGCTCGACATACCCCGCTCCATAGCGCTCGATCCAATCGAGGGCTGGATGTACTGGTCCGACTGGGGCGCCTCGCCGCGCATTGAACGCGCCGGCATGGATGGCTCCCATCGCACGACTATCATCAATTACGATGTGAAGTGGCCCAATGGAATAACCTTGGATTTGGTTAGGAAGCGCATCTACTGGGTGGATGGCAAGCTGAATGTCATCTCCTCAGCCAATTACGATGGCTCACAGCGCAGACAGATCCTGTACTCGACGGAGTATCTGCGGCATCCGTTCTCCATAAGCACCTTTGAGGATTACATCTACTGGACCGACTGGGACAAGCAGACGGTTTTCAAGGCCAACAAATTTACTGGGGAGGGTGTAGAACCCATCACGGCTGTGCATATG CTCCAACATCCCATGGTCATCCATGTGTATCATCCTTATCGCCAGCCCGATGGCATTAATCACTGCCAAGCGGTTAATGGCCACTGTTCACATCTCTGCCTGCCGGCGCCGCGCATCAATGAGCGCAGTCCGCGCATATCCTGCGCCTGTCCAACGGGCCTTAAGCTCATGTCCGATGGACTCATGTGTGTCGAAGATC TTGCCGAACGGCGTCCCGTGAAGAACCAAACACACATCGATCAAACCACAGCGCCCAGTCCGCAGCCGGACTCGGGCTTCATAGCGCTTGTGGTTATAGCCAGTCTCAGTGGTTGTGCGGTGCTTCTATCGGTG GTCCTGCTCCTTGGCTATCGCTACTGCAGCAAGCGACGCATCAATTCCATGAACTTTGAGAATCCCATTTATCGTAAAACCACAACTGAGGATCATTTCAGTTTGCGCAAGAATCTAACTGCACGGATCTACGATCACACCAGCGTAATGGATGAGGAG TACTCACCCGTCATAGGCATATCGTCGTATTAG
- the LOC6632990 gene encoding low-density lipoprotein receptor isoform X6, with amino-acid sequence MAIELRSTSTLSDSATTAPTAATTATTASTTTTKTTSGCNNNKNNNNCQRRVQQLLSCICINANLVLFTLMLTLSKCCTATPIATSAPSLAHNEQQLLPTADGATLNKHLDGKSILSMGFKFLNVSGKIGTPLGIAQSLYAKCDEKQFQCQNGDCIPIRFVCDGDADCKDHSDEQVEECKFREATCSSDHFRCTNGNCIPNKWRCDQENDCSDGSDEDKMLCNQTCRSDEYTCGNGRCIQKRWVCDHDNDCGDGSDERDCPVVPCDAVAEHTCPNGACIAKRWVCDGDPDCPDASDERACANSTKLVTPCLPHEYQCKDRITCLHHSWVCDGDRDCPDGDDEHASSCKNVTCRPDQFQCSDRSCIAGHLTCNGQADCADGSDERDCKLAAPPKSCNASSHFDCGGGQCIALSKVCDKRKDCPDGEDEPAGKCGQNECSAKNGGCMHRCVDHLVGYSCDCHEGYKLSEDGHSCDDVNECERPGVCSQICVNEIGGFKCECEAGYMRDPRNHTRCKATEGHASLLLARRHDIRKIALDHMEMTSIVNNTKSATALDFVFRTGMIFWSDVTTQSIYKAPIDEGNEKTVVLKQSSVTSDGLAVDWIYNHVYYTDTHKCTIELTNFDGNMGKVLIEDALDIPRSIALDPIEGWMYWSDWGASPRIERAGMDGSHRTTIINYDVKWPNGITLDLVRKRIYWVDGKLNVISSANYDGSQRRQILYSTEYLRHPFSISTFEDYIYWTDWDKQTVFKANKFTGEGVEPITAVHMLQHPMVIHVYHPYRQPDGINHCQAVNGHCSHLCLPAPRINERSPRISCACPTGLKLMSDGLMCVEDPSFRVITKPPRVHRFKTKTKTLQRLPNFSDKRIQVLTENKQAMPLGNSLPQTQAALVAERRPVKNQTHIDQTTAPSPQPDSGFIALVVIASLSGCAVLLSVVLLLGYRYCSKRRINSMNFENPIYRKTTTEDHFSLRKNLTARIYDHTSVMDEEYSPVIGISSY; translated from the exons ATGGCCATAGAGTTACGCTCTACGAGCACTCTAAGTGATAgcgcaacaacagcaccaacagcagcaacaacagcaacaactgcatcaacgacaacaacaaaaacaacaagtggctgcaacaacaacaagaacaacaacaactgccagCGTCGCGTCCAACAGCTGTTGAGTTGCATCTGCATCAATGCGAATCTCGTGCTATTCACGTTGATGTTAACTCTAAGCAAATGTTGCACAGCCACGCCTATCGCCACAAGCGCGCCCAGCTTAGCGCATAATGaacagcaactgctgccgACGGCAGATGGCGCCACACTCAACAAACATCTCGATGGCAAAAGCATCCTAAGCATGGGCTTCAAGTTCCTCAACGTATCTGGCAAAATCGGCACACCGCTGGGCATAG CTCAATCCCTTTATGCAAAATGCGATGAGAAGCAATTTCAATGCCAGAACGGCGACTGTATACCCATACGATTTGTGTGCGACGGGGATGCCGACTGCAAGGATCACAGCGACGAGCAGGTCGAGGAGTGCAAATTTCGCG AAGCCACCTGCTCCTCGGACCATTTCCGCTGCACTAATGGCAATTGCATTCCAAACAAATGGCGCTGCGATCAGGAGAACGACTGTTCCGATGGCTCCGATGAGGACAAGATGCTCTGCA ACCAAACATGTCGCTCCGATGAGTACACCTGCGGCAATGGGCGTTGCATCCAGAAGCGTTGGGTCTGCGATCACGACAACGACTGCGGTGATGGCAGCGATGAGCGCGACTGCCCCGTCGTCCCCTGCGATGCTGTCGCCGAGCACACCTGCCCAAATGGCGCCTGCATAGCCAAGCGCTGGGTCTGCGATGGCGATCCGGATTGTCCGGATGCATCCGACGAGCGG GCCTGTGCGAATTCCACAAAGCTGGTTACGCCCTGCTTGCCGCATGAGTATCAGTGCAAGGATCGCATTACCTGCCTGCACCACAGCTGGGTCTGCGATGGAGACCGCGATTGCCCCGATGGCGACGATGAGCACGCTTCCAGCTGCAAGAATGTCACCTGCCGGCCGGATCAGTTCCAGTGCAGCGATCGCAGCTGCATTGCCGGCCATCTCACTTGCAATGGGCAGGCGGATTGTGCGGACGGCAGCGATGAGCGCGACTGCAAACTCGCTGCTCCGCCCAAGAGCTGCAATGCCAGCAGTCACTTTGACTGTGGAGGTGGTCAGTGCATTGCCCTCTCGAAGGTGTGTGACAAGCGCAAGGATTGCCCCGATGGCGAGGATGAGCCGGCGGGCAAGTGTGGACAAAACGAATGCTCCGCCAAGAATGGCGGCTGCATGCACCGCTGTGTAGATCATCTGGTGGGCTACAGCTGCGACTGCCACGAGGGCTACAAGCTCTCAGAAGATGGGCACAGCTGTGACGATGTGAACGAGTGCGAACGGCCGGGTGTCTGCTCCCAGATCTGTGTCAACGAAATTGGCGGCTTCAAATGTGAGTGCGAGGCGGGCTACATGCGCGATCCGCGGAATCACACGCGCTGCAAAGCGACCGAAGGGCACGCCTCGCTTCTTCTCGCACGTCGCCATGACATACGCAAAATTGCCCTGGATCATATGGAGATGACTTCTATTGTGAACAATACCAAGTCGGCGACAGCTTTGGATTTTGTGTTCCGCACGGGCATGATCTTCTGGAGCGATGTGACCACGCAGAGCATCTACAAGGCGCCGATCGATGAGGGCAACGAGAAGACTGTTGTCCTGAAGCAGTCATCGGTTACCTCGGATGGCCTGGCCGTTGACTGGATCTACAACCACGTCTACTACACGGACACGCACAAGTGCACCATCGAGCTGACCAACTTCGATGGCAACATGGGCAAGGTTTTGATCGAGGATGCGCTCGACATACCCCGCTCCATAGCGCTCGATCCAATCGAGGGCTGGATGTACTGGTCCGACTGGGGCGCCTCGCCGCGCATTGAACGCGCCGGCATGGATGGCTCCCATCGCACGACTATCATCAATTACGATGTGAAGTGGCCCAATGGAATAACCTTGGATTTGGTTAGGAAGCGCATCTACTGGGTGGATGGCAAGCTGAATGTCATCTCCTCAGCCAATTACGATGGCTCACAGCGCAGACAGATCCTGTACTCGACGGAGTATCTGCGGCATCCGTTCTCCATAAGCACCTTTGAGGATTACATCTACTGGACCGACTGGGACAAGCAGACGGTTTTCAAGGCCAACAAATTTACTGGGGAGGGTGTAGAACCCATCACGGCTGTGCATATG CTCCAACATCCCATGGTCATCCATGTGTATCATCCTTATCGCCAGCCCGATGGCATTAATCACTGCCAAGCGGTTAATGGCCACTGTTCACATCTCTGCCTGCCGGCGCCGCGCATCAATGAGCGCAGTCCGCGCATATCCTGCGCCTGTCCAACGGGCCTTAAGCTCATGTCCGATGGACTCATGTGTGTCGAAGATC CCAGCTTTCGAGTTATTACCAAGCCGCCGCGAGTTCACAGATTTAAGACCAAAACGAAAACACTTCAGCGACTACCCAACTTTAGTGATAAGCGTATCCAAGTACTAACCGAAAACAAACAGGCAATGCCATTAGGCAACAGCTTGCCACAGACACAGGCAGCTCTTG TTGCCGAACGGCGTCCCGTGAAGAACCAAACACACATCGATCAAACCACAGCGCCCAGTCCGCAGCCGGACTCGGGCTTCATAGCGCTTGTGGTTATAGCCAGTCTCAGTGGTTGTGCGGTGCTTCTATCGGTG GTCCTGCTCCTTGGCTATCGCTACTGCAGCAAGCGACGCATCAATTCCATGAACTTTGAGAATCCCATTTATCGTAAAACCACAACTGAGGATCATTTCAGTTTGCGCAAGAATCTAACTGCACGGATCTACGATCACACCAGCGTAATGGATGAGGAG TACTCACCCGTCATAGGCATATCGTCGTATTAG